A genomic region of Nostoc sp. UHCC 0702 contains the following coding sequences:
- a CDS encoding succinate dehydrogenase/fumarate reductase flavoprotein subunit, giving the protein MLEHDVIIIGGGLAGCRAAVEIARTDPQLNIAVVAKTHPIRSHSVAAQGGMAASLKNVDSQDSWEAHAFDTVKGSDYLADQDAVAILTKEAPDVVIDLEHMGVLFSRLNDGRIAQRAFGGHSHNRTCYAADKTGHAILHELVNNLRRYGVQVYEEWYVMRLILEEGQAKGVVMFHLLDGHIEVLRAKAVMFATGGYGRVYNTTSNDYASTGDGLAMTAIAGLPLEDMEFVQFHPTGLYPVGVLISEAVRGEGAYLINSDGDRFMKNYAPSRMELAPRDITSRAIAYEIRAGRGVHPDGSAGGPFVYLDLRHMGKEKIMSRVPFCWEEAHRLVGVDAVTQPMPVRPTIHYCMGGIPVDTDGRVRSSGENFIDGFFAAGETACVSVHGANRLGSNSLLECVVYGKRTGAAIAQYVQKRKLPIVDEQRYITEAQQQIQALLEQPGQYRINQVRQAFQDCMTEFCGVFRTEALMREGLQKLEELQQQYPQIYLDDKGSCWNTEIVEALELRSLMVVGQTILASALNRRESRGAHFREDYSQRDDANFLQHTMAYYSPAGIDIQYRPVTITMFQPQERKY; this is encoded by the coding sequence ATGTTGGAACATGATGTGATTATTATCGGGGGTGGGTTGGCGGGATGTCGCGCTGCTGTAGAAATAGCCCGAACTGACCCCCAATTAAATATTGCTGTGGTTGCTAAAACCCATCCTATCCGTTCTCACTCGGTGGCTGCCCAAGGTGGTATGGCCGCATCACTCAAAAATGTGGATTCACAAGACAGTTGGGAAGCACACGCTTTTGATACTGTTAAGGGTTCTGATTACTTAGCAGACCAAGATGCAGTCGCAATTCTCACCAAAGAAGCCCCAGATGTAGTGATTGACCTAGAACACATGGGTGTTTTGTTCTCTCGCTTGAATGATGGTCGCATTGCCCAACGGGCTTTTGGGGGACATTCCCATAACCGCACTTGCTACGCTGCTGATAAAACTGGTCACGCGATTTTACACGAATTGGTTAACAACTTGCGGCGTTACGGCGTACAAGTTTATGAAGAGTGGTACGTGATGCGTCTGATTTTGGAGGAGGGGCAGGCTAAAGGTGTGGTAATGTTCCATCTTTTAGATGGGCATATAGAAGTTTTGCGGGCGAAAGCGGTAATGTTTGCTACAGGAGGTTATGGTCGCGTTTATAACACCACCTCCAATGATTACGCATCTACAGGTGATGGTTTAGCAATGACCGCGATCGCCGGTTTGCCCTTGGAAGATATGGAATTTGTGCAATTTCATCCCACTGGGTTGTATCCGGTAGGGGTGCTGATTTCGGAAGCTGTGCGGGGAGAAGGGGCTTATTTGATTAACTCCGATGGCGATCGCTTTATGAAAAACTATGCACCTAGCCGTATGGAACTGGCTCCTCGTGATATTACCTCACGAGCGATCGCTTACGAAATTCGCGCTGGACGTGGTGTTCATCCCGATGGTAGTGCTGGAGGGCCTTTTGTCTATCTGGATTTGCGGCACATGGGCAAAGAAAAAATTATGAGTCGCGTCCCCTTCTGTTGGGAAGAAGCACACCGCTTGGTAGGTGTTGACGCTGTGACTCAGCCTATGCCAGTGCGTCCCACTATTCACTATTGTATGGGTGGCATACCAGTGGATACTGACGGACGAGTTCGTAGTAGTGGCGAGAATTTCATTGATGGCTTTTTTGCGGCTGGTGAAACAGCTTGTGTTTCTGTTCATGGTGCAAATCGTTTGGGGAGTAATTCGCTGCTAGAGTGTGTAGTTTATGGTAAACGGACTGGGGCAGCGATCGCTCAATATGTGCAAAAACGCAAGTTACCGATTGTAGATGAGCAACGTTACATTACAGAAGCCCAGCAACAAATCCAAGCCTTGCTAGAACAGCCAGGACAGTATCGCATTAATCAAGTCCGTCAAGCCTTCCAGGATTGTATGACTGAATTCTGCGGCGTTTTCCGCACTGAGGCATTAATGCGTGAGGGTTTGCAAAAGCTCGAAGAATTACAACAACAATATCCACAAATTTATTTAGATGACAAAGGCAGTTGTTGGAATACAGAAATTGTAGAAGCCTTAGAATTGCGGAGTTTGATGGTAGTGGGTCAGACGATTTTAGCATCAGCCTTGAATCGCCGAGAAAGTCGTGGCGCACACTTCCGTGAAGATTATTCGCAGCGAGATGATGCTAATTTCCTTCAACACACAATGGCTTATTATTCACCAGCAGGTATTGATATTCAATATCGCCCGGTGACAATTACCATGTTTCAGCCACAGGAAAGGAAATATTAA
- a CDS encoding XisI protein — protein sequence MDTLTYYRNTVQETIKKYYGLSNSQAANTTETTISDRLILDEQRDQYLWLRCGWDGKRRVQHIILYLQIQNGKIWVEEDSTNLTIIDDLLAAGIPKTDIILGFHHPNKRALTEFAIA from the coding sequence ATGGATACATTAACCTATTATCGTAATACTGTCCAGGAAACCATTAAAAAATACTATGGCTTGAGCAATTCTCAAGCCGCTAATACCACAGAAACTACAATTAGCGATCGCCTGATTTTAGACGAACAACGCGATCAATACCTATGGCTGCGTTGTGGTTGGGATGGCAAAAGACGAGTGCAACACATTATCTTATACCTCCAGATTCAAAACGGTAAAATCTGGGTGGAAGAAGACAGCACCAACTTGACAATTATTGATGACCTGTTAGCAGCAGGTATTCCCAAAACAGATATTATTTTAGGCTTCCATCATCCTAATAAACGAGCATTGACTGAATTTGCCATTGCCTAA
- a CDS encoding acetate kinase: MKILVLNAGSSSQKICLYEIANEGLPKEAPQPLWEGKVNWTQDQGVAEIEVKTAKGETLQESISGDSRHAHLAYMLHTLSDGATRVIDQLSEIDVVGHRVVHGGQNYREPVIITEDVKQAIADWSKLAPAHNPAALEGIEAIEQSLGEVTQIAVFDTGFHATLPDAAAIYPGPYEWVDQGIRRYGFHGISHQYCSGRAADILGKDLASVRIITCHLGNGCSLAAIKNGRSIDTTMGFTPLDGLMMGSRSGSVDPGILIYLLQYANYSAESLDNLLNKASGLRGISGVSSDVRQVKQAIAQGNERAKLGLDMYVHRLRSGIGAMLASLGGLDVLVFTAGVGEHSPEIRQAACEAFEFLGLKIDPQKNQQQPIDQDIATPDSAVRILVIHTQEDWAIAQQCWYIMN, translated from the coding sequence ATGAAGATACTAGTACTCAATGCTGGCTCAAGCAGCCAAAAGATTTGTCTGTATGAGATTGCAAATGAGGGTTTACCCAAGGAAGCACCCCAACCTCTTTGGGAAGGGAAAGTTAACTGGACGCAAGACCAGGGCGTAGCAGAAATTGAGGTAAAAACTGCTAAGGGTGAAACGCTGCAAGAATCAATCTCTGGTGACTCCCGACACGCCCACCTTGCTTATATGCTTCATACTCTCAGTGACGGTGCGACTAGGGTAATTGATCAGTTGTCAGAAATCGATGTGGTGGGACATCGTGTAGTGCATGGTGGGCAGAATTACCGTGAACCTGTAATAATTACGGAGGATGTCAAACAGGCGATCGCTGATTGGTCTAAACTAGCTCCAGCACATAATCCAGCCGCTTTAGAAGGGATAGAAGCCATTGAGCAAAGCCTAGGAGAAGTCACCCAAATAGCAGTTTTTGATACTGGATTTCATGCCACCCTACCCGATGCCGCAGCCATCTATCCCGGCCCCTATGAGTGGGTAGACCAAGGTATCCGCCGCTACGGCTTTCATGGTATCAGTCATCAATACTGCTCTGGGCGTGCTGCTGATATCCTTGGTAAAGATTTAGCATCTGTGCGGATAATCACTTGTCATCTGGGTAATGGTTGTTCTTTAGCGGCGATTAAAAACGGTCGCAGCATTGATACAACTATGGGATTTACGCCCCTAGATGGATTGATGATGGGTAGTCGTTCTGGTTCAGTTGATCCAGGGATTTTGATTTATCTGTTGCAGTATGCTAATTACTCCGCCGAAAGCCTGGATAATTTGCTGAATAAAGCTTCGGGATTGCGAGGAATTTCGGGTGTATCCAGCGATGTGCGGCAAGTCAAGCAAGCGATCGCCCAAGGTAATGAGCGCGCTAAACTAGGTTTGGATATGTATGTGCATCGTTTGCGGTCTGGTATTGGTGCGATGCTTGCTAGTTTGGGGGGATTGGATGTTTTGGTGTTCACCGCAGGCGTGGGTGAACATTCTCCAGAAATTCGCCAAGCTGCTTGTGAAGCCTTTGAATTTTTGGGACTGAAAATTGACCCCCAAAAAAATCAGCAACAGCCTATTGATCAAGATATTGCTACCCCTGATTCAGCAGTGCGGATATTAGTAATTCATACTCAAGAAGATTGGGCGATCGCTCAACAATGCTGGTATATAATGAACTAG
- the pyk gene encoding pyruvate kinase, giving the protein MRRTKIICTVGPATSAPDRLQALVEAGMNMARLNFSHGAHEVHAQTAKHLRQISTDQHKPIAIMQDLCGPKIRLGTLPAEGLKVEAGDEVTFVLQEKGDSIDELPLPLPTLFAMVRPGESILINDGRVKLIVSDRDADKIRALVKIGGLISTHKGVNLPQTPLPVSSITEKDLMDLRFGIQLGVDWVAVSFVRSPQDLEPARRMIEAAGASIRLIAKIERPEAVEQIDSILKVADGIMIARGDLGVEMPIHEVPLIQKDIIRRCNQAGKPVITATQMLESMISAPDPTRAEATDVANSILDGTDAVMLSGETAVGQFPTAAVEVMHNIAVRTEKSLQEGSRHAWCHEAGSLSVTESVAEAVCRIAYETGARAILCNTSSGGTAQLVSKYRPTTPIIALTPDKTAYHQLALSWGVIPLLIPPVHHAEEMFMNVVNTVLDMGLVKEGDKVVITSGVPIGKSGTTSLIKVHSIGQPITA; this is encoded by the coding sequence ATGCGTCGAACCAAAATTATCTGTACTGTTGGCCCTGCTACATCTGCACCTGATCGGCTGCAAGCTTTGGTAGAAGCTGGGATGAACATGGCACGACTGAATTTTTCTCACGGCGCCCATGAAGTCCACGCTCAAACTGCCAAGCATCTGCGGCAGATTAGTACTGACCAGCACAAGCCGATCGCCATCATGCAAGACTTGTGTGGCCCCAAGATTCGCTTGGGAACGTTACCAGCAGAAGGGCTAAAAGTCGAAGCTGGCGATGAAGTTACCTTTGTCTTGCAAGAGAAAGGCGATAGTATCGACGAGCTGCCGCTACCGCTACCAACTTTGTTTGCGATGGTGCGGCCAGGCGAATCGATTCTGATTAATGATGGTCGCGTCAAATTGATAGTAAGCGATCGCGATGCCGATAAAATTCGAGCGCTGGTGAAAATTGGCGGGTTAATTTCGACTCATAAAGGCGTAAACCTACCACAAACTCCCTTACCCGTGAGTTCCATCACAGAAAAAGACTTGATGGATTTGCGCTTTGGGATTCAGTTGGGTGTAGATTGGGTGGCAGTTTCCTTTGTGCGATCGCCACAAGACTTAGAACCTGCCCGGCGGATGATTGAAGCAGCTGGTGCTTCGATTCGCCTAATTGCCAAAATCGAAAGACCAGAAGCAGTAGAGCAAATTGACTCCATCCTCAAGGTTGCCGATGGTATTATGATTGCCCGTGGCGATTTGGGGGTGGAAATGCCCATTCACGAAGTACCGCTGATTCAAAAAGACATTATTCGCCGTTGTAATCAAGCTGGCAAACCAGTGATTACAGCTACCCAAATGCTAGAGTCCATGATTAGCGCCCCTGATCCCACCCGTGCCGAAGCCACCGATGTTGCCAACTCCATCTTAGATGGTACGGATGCAGTCATGCTTTCTGGTGAAACTGCCGTGGGACAATTTCCCACCGCCGCCGTGGAAGTAATGCATAATATCGCTGTACGGACAGAAAAGTCTTTGCAAGAAGGTAGCAGACATGCATGGTGTCATGAAGCAGGCAGTCTCAGCGTCACCGAATCTGTGGCAGAGGCAGTATGTCGCATCGCCTATGAAACCGGCGCACGGGCGATTCTCTGCAACACCTCTTCAGGCGGTACAGCACAACTAGTGTCTAAATACCGACCAACTACGCCGATAATTGCCCTAACTCCTGATAAAACTGCTTACCATCAGCTAGCCCTTTCTTGGGGTGTGATACCCTTACTTATTCCACCAGTCCATCATGCTGAAGAAATGTTTATGAATGTGGTGAACACAGTTCTAGACATGGGTTTGGTGAAGGAAGGTGACAAAGTGGTGATTACCTCTGGCGTGCCAATTGGTAAATCAGGAACAACTAGTTTAATTAAAGTGCATTCTATTGGACAGCCAATTACCGCATAG
- a CDS encoding spondin domain-containing protein has translation MAAVFKNQKVIAMTFGVVSTFTMASAAPAATIKVTVENIAPQQGVVVTPLWVGFHDGSFDIFNLDQPASTDVERLAEDANTAPIGSTFLASGAGQVQGTLLGPGISPTSPPLIPPGAIATQTFQIDGSLASSRYFSYGAMIVPSNDAFIANDNSRAFKIFDDAGNFIGADFIVTGNQIWDAGTEVNDEIPQNTGLLGQTVPNTGVTENGVVRQHPGFIPGGNILTAFPNADLTIPGYQVAHIKVEAVPEPSNAAGLFFVGLLWLGVRLRRQVITNQDKNFDLAESGD, from the coding sequence ATGGCCGCAGTATTCAAGAATCAAAAAGTGATTGCGATGACATTTGGGGTTGTCTCAACTTTCACAATGGCATCAGCTGCACCAGCAGCTACCATCAAGGTAACGGTTGAGAATATCGCACCACAGCAAGGTGTTGTTGTGACTCCTTTATGGGTAGGCTTTCATGATGGTAGCTTTGATATTTTTAACTTGGATCAGCCTGCCTCAACTGATGTGGAACGTTTAGCTGAAGATGCTAATACTGCACCCATTGGCAGTACATTTCTAGCTAGTGGCGCTGGACAAGTTCAAGGAACGCTTTTAGGCCCTGGTATCAGTCCTACTTCACCGCCACTTATTCCTCCAGGTGCGATCGCTACTCAAACATTCCAGATTGATGGTAGTCTTGCTAGTAGTCGCTACTTCAGCTACGGTGCAATGATTGTTCCTAGTAATGATGCTTTCATTGCTAATGATAATTCACGCGCTTTCAAAATTTTCGATGATGCAGGTAATTTCATTGGTGCTGATTTTATAGTTACTGGAAATCAGATTTGGGATGCTGGCACTGAAGTGAACGATGAAATTCCACAAAACACTGGACTTTTGGGACAGACTGTGCCTAACACTGGTGTTACCGAAAATGGTGTAGTTAGACAACATCCCGGTTTTATTCCAGGAGGTAATATTTTAACTGCGTTTCCTAATGCAGATTTGACAATTCCAGGCTACCAAGTGGCACATATTAAAGTTGAAGCAGTACCAGAACCATCTAATGCTGCTGGGCTATTTTTTGTTGGTTTGTTATGGCTGGGGGTTCGTCTGCGTCGGCAAGTAATTACTAATCAGGATAAAAATTTTGACCTTGCTGAATCCGGGGATTAG
- a CDS encoding cyclic nucleotide-binding domain-containing protein → MLATVEEIAKIHIFSNLKSQELEQLQPHTEVRQYLHEEIIFHDGDYIAPNLYTVLSGKIQVKKTAATGKETILRVLPAGEIFAAPAF, encoded by the coding sequence ATGTTGGCGACTGTTGAAGAAATAGCGAAAATTCATATCTTTAGTAACTTGAAATCACAAGAATTAGAGCAACTACAACCCCATACTGAAGTCCGCCAATATTTGCATGAAGAAATTATTTTTCATGATGGAGATTACATAGCACCAAATCTTTATACTGTGCTTTCTGGTAAAATACAAGTAAAGAAAACTGCTGCAACGGGAAAAGAAACAATTTTACGAGTTTTGCCAGCAGGAGAAATTTTTGCCGCACCAGCTTTTTAA
- the gap gene encoding type I glyceraldehyde-3-phosphate dehydrogenase yields the protein MTKLKVGINGFGRIGRLVLRAGLNNPNLEFVGINDLVPPDNLAYLLKYDSTHGKLNNKIEAKDDGIVIDGHFIPCVSVRNPADLPWGQLGVDYVVESTGLFTDHVGAANHLKAGAKRVVISAPTKDPEHVPTLLVGVNHHLFDPSKDTIVSNASCTTNCLAPIAKVINDNFGLTEGLMTTVHAMTATQPTVDGPSKKDWRGGRGAAQNIIPSSTGAAKAVALVLPELKGKLTGMAFRVPTPDVSVVDLTFKTAKATSYKEICAAMKEAASGSLAGILGYTDEEVVSTDFQGDTHSSIFDAGAGIELNSNFFKVVAWYDNEWGYSNRVVDLILSMAQKEQLAPVGAV from the coding sequence TTGACGAAGTTGAAAGTTGGCATCAATGGATTTGGTCGCATCGGGCGGCTTGTGCTTCGGGCTGGACTCAACAACCCTAATCTCGAATTTGTAGGCATTAACGACCTAGTACCACCAGATAACCTTGCTTACCTGTTGAAGTACGATTCAACCCATGGTAAGTTAAACAACAAAATTGAAGCCAAAGATGACGGTATCGTTATTGATGGGCATTTCATCCCTTGCGTGTCAGTGAGAAATCCGGCAGATTTACCTTGGGGACAATTGGGTGTAGATTATGTTGTCGAATCTACAGGACTGTTCACCGACCATGTAGGAGCAGCAAACCACCTGAAAGCTGGTGCAAAGCGAGTTGTGATTTCCGCTCCTACTAAAGATCCAGAACATGTGCCTACTTTGTTGGTTGGTGTAAATCATCACCTCTTTGACCCTAGCAAAGATACCATTGTCTCCAATGCCAGCTGTACCACAAACTGTCTGGCTCCCATCGCTAAAGTCATCAATGATAACTTTGGTTTGACCGAAGGGTTGATGACCACAGTCCACGCCATGACTGCTACCCAGCCAACCGTAGATGGCCCCAGTAAAAAAGACTGGCGCGGTGGTCGAGGCGCAGCCCAAAATATCATTCCTTCTTCCACAGGTGCAGCCAAAGCTGTGGCACTAGTTTTGCCAGAATTGAAAGGGAAATTGACAGGTATGGCATTCCGAGTGCCCACTCCCGATGTCTCTGTGGTTGATTTAACCTTCAAAACTGCCAAAGCTACCAGTTACAAAGAAATCTGTGCGGCGATGAAGGAGGCTGCGTCAGGTTCGTTGGCAGGTATCTTAGGTTACACCGATGAAGAAGTAGTTTCCACCGATTTTCAGGGTGATACTCACTCTAGTATCTTCGATGCTGGTGCTGGAATTGAACTGAATTCCAACTTCTTTAAGGTAGTTGCTTGGTATGACAACGAGTGGGGCTACTCGAATCGGGTAGTTGACCTAATTTTGTCGATGGCACAGAAAGAACAACTCGCTCCTGTAGGCGCAGTTTGA
- a CDS encoding XisH family protein codes for MPAKDLYHDAVKHALIKDGWLIIADPYIIKYEDAELYADLAAEKPIAAERQGQKIVVEIKSFVGKSQMYDFHNALGQYIVYRNLIQVSEPEYNLYLAIDDIVYFNFFQRLSIQLIARQNNLQLIIVDIQQEQILQWIH; via the coding sequence ATGCCCGCCAAAGACCTCTATCACGATGCTGTCAAACATGCTCTGATCAAAGACGGATGGCTAATAATTGCTGACCCTTATATAATTAAATATGAAGACGCTGAACTGTATGCTGATTTAGCCGCAGAAAAACCGATCGCCGCAGAACGCCAGGGGCAAAAAATTGTCGTAGAAATTAAAAGTTTTGTTGGTAAATCTCAAATGTACGACTTTCACAACGCCTTGGGACAGTACATCGTCTATCGCAACCTCATCCAAGTCAGTGAACCAGAATATAATTTGTACTTAGCAATTGACGACATTGTTTATTTCAATTTTTTTCAACGCCTATCAATCCAACTCATTGCCCGCCAAAATAACCTGCAATTAATTATCGTAGATATCCAACAGGAGCAAATATTGCAATGGATACATTAA
- a CDS encoding transaldolase: MSKNLLEQLRQMTVVVADTGDIQAIEKFKPQDATTNPSLITAAAQMPEYQEIVDQTLLQAKKDAGTGASQAQVVSLAFDRLAVAFGLKILQIIPGRVSTEVDARLSYDTEATVTKARELIAQYKAAGIGRDRVLIKIASTWEGIRAAEILEKEGIHCNLTLLFGLHQAIACAEAGVTLISPFVGRILDWYKKDSGRDSYPSAEDPGVLSVTKIYNYYKKFGHKTEVMGASFRNVGEITELAGCDLLTISPSLLAELQATIGELPRKLDPAKVADLEIEKISIDKATYDKLHAADRMATDKLSEGIQGFTKALEQLEKLLAERLTRLEEEVVVSH, from the coding sequence ATGTCTAAAAATTTACTAGAACAATTGCGCCAAATGACTGTTGTGGTTGCGGATACAGGGGATATCCAAGCTATCGAGAAGTTCAAACCCCAAGACGCTACCACTAATCCCTCACTGATTACCGCTGCGGCGCAGATGCCGGAGTATCAAGAAATTGTCGATCAAACTTTACTCCAGGCCAAGAAAGATGCCGGAACTGGAGCCAGTCAAGCACAAGTGGTTTCTCTAGCTTTTGATCGCTTGGCAGTTGCCTTTGGATTGAAGATTTTACAAATTATCCCCGGAAGAGTCTCCACAGAAGTAGATGCTCGTTTGTCCTACGATACAGAAGCGACTGTCACCAAAGCTAGAGAATTGATTGCCCAATACAAAGCTGCTGGAATTGGCCGCGATCGCGTGCTGATTAAAATTGCCTCCACTTGGGAAGGCATTCGTGCTGCGGAAATTCTGGAGAAAGAAGGTATTCATTGTAACTTAACATTGTTATTTGGCTTGCACCAAGCGATCGCCTGTGCAGAAGCCGGTGTCACCTTGATTTCTCCCTTTGTCGGACGGATTCTCGACTGGTACAAAAAAGATAGTGGACGGGATAGCTATCCCTCTGCTGAAGATCCAGGGGTTTTGTCAGTCACCAAAATCTACAATTACTACAAGAAATTCGGCCATAAAACCGAAGTTATGGGAGCCAGCTTCCGCAACGTTGGGGAAATTACCGAACTTGCTGGTTGTGACTTGCTAACAATTTCTCCGTCACTTTTAGCTGAATTACAAGCAACCATTGGCGAACTACCACGCAAACTTGACCCCGCCAAGGTAGCAGACTTGGAAATTGAAAAAATATCCATTGACAAAGCTACCTATGACAAATTGCACGCTGCTGATCGCATGGCAACTGACAAACTATCAGAGGGTATTCAAGGCTTCACCAAAGCGTTGGAACAATTAGAAAAACTGTTGGCAGAACGACTCACTCGTCTTGAAGAAGAGGTAGTAGTCAGCCATTAG